The DNA sequence AAACTTACAAAGAACGGCGGACTAGATAACAAGAGATCCTTGCTGATGAAAGCTAAAGGATTTTCTCCAAATGTAATGAAATTGTGCGAGAGATTTGACGAGAGTCTGTTCGCACTATTATCCGATCTTGAACATTACTTATATGAAACTGAACgagtaataacaataaaagaTAGTTTGCTTTCGGCAAACATATCTTTAATTGCAAGCTCATTCTCCGATCGTAATGAAGTTCAAGAACATTTGCAAGTAATCAGCACTGAAAAGATTGAAGAGCTTATACAATTTATGAAGACCACATGCGTTAATGACAAACCTAAACACGGTCAAAGTGCTATAAACGCTATAGTTCTGGCAAGATTTCTCTTCGCGCTAACTACTTTGTGTCCGAATTTAAATAAGTGCTTCACATCGTCGAAAACATCTGGTCTTACCATCACGAATGTTAAGTGGCAAACTATTTGCGACAATCTAAAGGAAGAGAGCACTTACATGTGGTCCATTTATGCTAATATgtataaagttaaaatatcTGAATATATGAAGAagcatatattaaaagaacCAATTGATGGGTTACGCATTCACTGGATCGTCTCGGAATGGGAAAAAGTCACGATCGAGGAAGAGTCCGGAGAAGGAAAGCGAATAAAGtctgaaattttaataccgtATCAACCATCGATACCCCTACAAAAGTTCTTGACCGCCGTCTGCaaggatttaaataaaattatacctcATACGCTTCCAAAGTAAGTAAATAATGCAGAAACCCGTCTAATCTACATAgatttaaatatcttatttataccgtaaaattttactttataatttcaGAAGAGTATTGCAGCAAATTATTGAAAGTATTATTacggaattatttaattattatcttaatgTGTCTAAAAACATGGACCTAAGACAAAAACAAGCGTTCCAAGTTCTGTACGACGTAAGATATTGCACGTTGCTCATGGTGCctcacgaaaataaaattcttaatgaaTTATCAACTAAAACATGCGATGCAGTGCTTGCGAAAATAGATCCTTTTGATTACGATGTCTTTAATCCGTTTATTCATACCAACGTTAAGAAATCCGTTCAAAGATCTTTGGTAAGTGCATTATTAATAGAGCTCGAGATTTTAGGTGTTAACAGTGAGATTTATAATGTTTGGTTTTCCAGTTAATATTTGGAAACTTGGTTAGTCATTTAGAGCAATTGCATTCGACACTGGGCGCACGCAATGAACACGCAAATAATGACAATGGAAAAACCGAACCACCCGCAGTACTTGCAGTTTGTACAGGAGCACCATGGTTTCCACCGTTAACGGTGACTGCTCCAACAAGGAATATACCAATTTTATCAGTGCCAATACCTGACAAAACACAGGtacaattatcaattttaaataataatttattaattattatctaaatgAATATATACCTATTCCTAGATTTTTGCTCTTTGAGTCAGATATAAATATCACGAATGTATAGATCTGGTAAGCCGGTAAAGTGATCTTGCATGGCGTGATTTTGCATTAATGCAACTAATTAGTTTTGAATTAATgcaattacataaataattataactaattaaaaGAGGAAAGCAATcgtgataaatttattgaaaactaaattaatatgcatataattgaaataacaACTAAATTCTTAACATGatgtaataaacatttttatatatgtttatcTTTGTGAGATCGTGAATTTGATTTAACACAATTTAACGTATAAggaataattacttttataaataaaaaaaaaaaaaaatgcgttttACTTGCAGCGTAAAAAAGTAACAAAGGAGCAGGCGAAGAATGATTCCACCAGTGCAATTAAATCCGGGGCGGCTGCGTTTTTCGGTGCAATGGGCTCAGATTGGTTTGGCAGTGGCAATTAACTATTTCTCTCGTTTtaggaaaaatgtaaatattgcCATATAATATACTTTGTAAATAATACGTTAGTAAAGAATAACTTTTTACCATCTATTATCGGTTTTATACcaacgataaaataaacgaaTCTATACACATATATCGTTTGATAAACTTAATGcgcgattttataattaaatgcgacTGTGCGAATCAAAAGTTTtcatcgtttctttttcttgcagTTAATctctcttattaatttatcagtgCCGTAATATTGCTATAAGGTAACTGAATTGAGCATTGAATCCTTGGACCGCTGACCATTGCTGAAGCTTAAATCATCCATTGTTTGCTCCTTGGTGAACTTAGAAGTTCCCGAAATTTGTTTTGCGGAACCAAGTTTGGATACCGTGTAGTGGCGTCGCTCACGACCGCGTCGTGAACTTTAATTCGATAAGCAAGCCAACTCGCCGGATAAGAAGCAAGATGGAGGGAAGGAGGAAAGGAGGAGACCGCCGTTACGGTCTCGAGGGCGACGAGGAGGGAACGCGTGTTACGcaatcgtcgccgtcgcggcgCGATGAAAAAGAGGGATGCCAGGGGTGGGGGGACCGCGACGGCAAAACACGCCAGCGCGACGTCGTAGTACACGTTTTGATATATAGCAAGATGGCCGGATGGGCCCAGCTGTGGTGATATCGGTCGTGAGACGTTCCCGCTCGCATCTCAAGAGGAAGCGACGATACGAGACTGTGCAGCTGCAGGAGTACCGGCGTTCCCAACAGAGCTGCTCCGCCCCGCAAATGGTGAGTGTCGACGTCAACCTGGTCCATTTTTCACTCCCCACCGACGATTTTCGCGCGGTACGAAACGTCGCGCGTGCCGGCGTCTGCTAGGCGCGCCGATTTTGAAACGATCAGCCGGCACGGCGATCGCGAATGGTCCTCCCGCGACCCCGAAACGGAGTCTCACCTCCTCCGAACAGCCTCTCGATGCGCCCATCGTAGTTCGGCGAATGTTGGTAATTGGGAACGCGGTGCGGAATTTCGTTCTGAACGATCAGCACGTGCTGGATCTGCGAGTCCTCGCCAGACTgctttactaaaaaaaaaaaaaaaaaaaaatgtgcattgCTACTTCGGACGATTGCCACGTATCCTTATTTACTTTTCCCTCTTTGGCTTCTCGTTCGATTAGATAGAAGCCGCGCGTCAATGACGATACGGAGAGAAGATCGCCGGTGCCGGTTAAGAATTTTACGCTGAATTTATACAATCGATATTAAATGTcgcgttatataaaattaattattggcACGTAAACAGGTCGTAGGTCCCGACGGGTTCGAAGAAGTCGCTTTATCTTGTACAAATCGTAGGGAGGGACTAATAGCGCAGTTGCATTTTTAGTCAAGTCcaatctcttttatttattcgaacgCGTTCAGTGCGCTCTTCGATTAAATGGATTAAGCGATAAAGTAAATGTTATCTTAACAATTACCCACGCGCGTCAGTGCCGATAGAGGCGCATAGATATGTCGATTAAAGTAAACGTAATCCTTTGTTCTCCGGACGATATTCCTTTCGTCGGATACGGTAAAAAGATTCGATTGATACAAATGTGCGCAGGCTGCCAATCTCTCGTTTTTGCCGATAAAGGGGAAACAACTTTATCTCGAAAATCGTGCTCGAATGTTTTCTTATGAAAGGGAAAATTCTCAAGTCACATGGTTATCGTAggaaaatttatcgcggcaACACGTCAGGCCGATAATCTTCGTAAGACTTCAATTTATCTAATCTGCCGGTTGATTGACTACCAAACTGCCAAGACTGCGATATCGGGATTCGGTAGTGGAGTTTGcacgcgaaaaataaattcgcggcTCCTTGCGGGTGTTAATGAGtaggtaataaaattaaattagattgaATTAAGTAGGGAGCAAATATTATTCCCGGTCGAGCTATGCACTTCGTAAATAATAGCGAATAAACCGCAAGGGATTCGATCggcgtctcgctctcggttATTCTATCTTCTCGCATTTTTCCTTGAATTAAATCTCACTTTCGTAAACGATCGAGTTTCATTTATCTTACGATACGATCCCGTATCGAATCTGGAATTTGCGGTTGTTTCACGGATACCGAGGTGACACGTTcgattgaattatttttcaaacacGTCGCTGCGccgtgcatttttatttttttttttttttttatggtcgCGGCCCATCGATCATCATAAAATATCGAACAGCCTCACCACTCAATTCGTTAACGTGTCATTCCTCAGACTTGACAGAgttgtttttataataataacgtggaataccaattgttttttttttattaggcacgcattaaaatagttttgtcaaattttattccgaatGATACGCgcacaaatttaattgttactattgttttttatttaatttacattttttttttttttttactacaaatGCGTAAAATTTTGCCGTGGCTATTTCGCCACGAGAAGTCGCAACATGGTGGAAAAGATGCTGGCTCCGCGTATCGACAAAGGTGACCGCAGGTCCCGCGAAGTACGGGGGTTGCTCGTAAAGCCACGCATGTAAAATGTAACATACCTCCTATATGCGAACTGAGAAACACGTGACGTGTGGGGGGCCGAACTTGAACATCGATCTGCGCCTTTTCGGTTTTCAAGCGGCACGAAAAAGGAATCGGAGCTATTGAAACGTAGCAGAAACGCAGCGGAATGCTACGTGCGTAAGCTCTGAAATACGGTTCTTCATTTCAATGTAAAATTCGTGTTTATCGTTTGAAACGGCTGTCGAATGAATCATTAAGATACCTATCGAGAAAGCTTAACAAGCAGTTGGTCAATATATTGTGTCGCTTATCGTCATTATCGCTATAACATCAAAACTCCTTTACTGCGTTTTCGCTTGTGTATCAGATTCAACCGTGATTCACTTCTAATCTCGATGAgatatcgtaattaaaatcgttacaATAAGATCGCGATctcgacataaaaaaaaaaaagaaaataatacaaataatacatgcgcatattttatttttatttactttcaatgggtacttattttaattcgatgcataaattatgtttctcagatattttttctttaattatttaaataagacaTTTTATCCAATAAAAGcactttcttttaataagcTGCATTTGATAATGCCTCATTTATGTCGAGAGTGCGGCTGAACTTCTAAGCAAAATTTATCTTATTGAAATGCTTTTCAAGGATATCtcagttaattttaatgagcAATTATTCTGCCCCATTCGTTCTTCTGTAGGCTCGGATTACCGCGCATCGCGAATGTGCCGTTTGAATAAAACGCTTATTGTAATTTACTGATAATCTCGCGGATAAGCGCATTTGGTAGTTCACGCAATTCTCTCTGCGGCTACGTAAGTAACGTAATATTTGGCTGAATATTTCATCATCGTCGGTTTAAGAGAGAGATCTTTCCTCTCGATACATTGTTTATTAAACAACTGATTACGTGCGATCGCGATGTTATACAATGGTCTTTCGACtatcgttttaaaaaaattttctttcgcttttctCGCAATCTCGCTAGCTTTTCGCGtgttatatcatatatttttatccgacAATATCGACTTTACTTTAAgtacgaatttttttatcgaataattaGCCGGACAAAGCACGCGGCAACGGTTCTTATCTGAATCTTGGTGGCTCGAGACGCGTTAAACGGCAGCAAAAGGTCACGCTGATTCCCGAAATTAACGTacaaagataattatatataaaaaaaaaaaaacaagattcTAGAAGATGCtgaaaaactaaataaaagttttactaTTTGGATATTAATAGCACATGTCACCCATTTTTACTGAACCGATGTCGTAATCTTCTCTAATCTTGTTAGAAAATGGATTCTTATATAGCCATACGATTACACATCGTGCTCATAAGTTAGACATGGGagatgaaaacatttttttcacgagtacaatatatattttatttatcatcaACAAGTAGGATATTATAACAGGCCACATTTCGATTGCGCCATGCGTGCACCTTGCCTTTTCGGCAGCTATTATTGCCGCGTTTATATCCGTCGGGCCGgcaataaagataaaaaatgtcACAGTGGTCAGCGAGTCAACATATTAATCACgctagattaaatttttttttttttttaactccgCCGAACTCGCGTACAATACGAATTTCACTCGGGGTAAACATTGGCTCGAGCCCCGAGCCGACTTATCTCGAGTTTTTCTGTCTTTTGAACCGAATtagtaacataaattaaattatttgattctTTAATTGTCGATCCGTTACGAAACTGATATTTTTTGGATCACGTCGCCGGTCTACGTAGGATCCTTCCCGTTCGAAACACCCGCGGCTTTTCAGCATCAGACGAAGAAGCGCACGTAGTACCCATGCAATGTTTATCTCGTTCTCGTAATCAGTTATCGCGCTACATTCATTTGTACTACGTCTAAATGAACGGAGAGCACTGTTTTGTTTCTAATTCCGGCCGACGTGACCCGCGATTTCCCATCTATCCCGGAACAGATTATCGCTCGGCTCGGCTTTTTACTTTACCGTCTTGTGCTTTCGCAACCGAATTCACGTCTATTTACGGCAATCGAGATCGAATCATCCCCGCGTTGCGCGTAATTAAGAATTATCGCCGAGATGTGAATCGTACGTTAATAAGttcaaacgttattttttttttttttttttttttttttatcgtaacatgtgtttatttaattagattgtCGCGGTGTGTCCGCAATATCGTATCGCGTGTCGTcgatacattatatgtatatgtacgtatcTCTCCCTTCGAAGTCGCGAAAGGCTGCCGAAGGACGGCGCCGATCTGGCCTGGCCGAGGTACATACGTAATCGCGTCGGCGGTAACTCGATTACGAGGCTTCGCGGCGATGAAACACCGGAGCGAGGAAACCGCGGAGTTCAGCCACGACGTCCCAGACTCGTTTCACGACGCTGATTGTGGCCAGGTACCGCGTGTCGTGGCTTCGTAATTATTCCCGCCGCGCGAATCACTCCCATCGCGATCTCTCCCTCTGTCTCACCGCTCTCGGAGCAAGACGCAAAAATAAATCCCACTGACGTAATTTCGACGTTTCTCGGTAGCATGACGAAACTCGGTGTAATCCGCGATAAACTAGCTGGCGATAAagcgcgaattatttttactccgatttttttaatccatcGGCGGGGCCCTTTTATCCGGATTAGAAACCGCAGTCCACTCCGCGCGCGATGCGGCGATCAGGACGATCAATAGCGCGGAAGCCGCGCGAGGCTTCCGTCCCCTATACGCTCGTCGGTGGATATCGTGAATTACTAAtgcgaaaataaatgaaaaggtGCGAGCCGCCCGGACGCTGGACCGGTCGGCGCTACAAACGACAGCTTCGTGATCGTTTCGATTCGGTATCTTCGCGCGGTGGTTTCATCCGGATACCGTGGGCAAGGCAAGCCGCCTCCTGGCCGGCTCGACGAATTCTCGTCGATGGGGTTTTTGGCAGGTCGATGAACTCTCCGCGAACTATGGTCCAGCCGTGTCACAGTCTCCCATCGTTTGTCGTAGTCTTCTCGACGGCgccttcttccttcttctcccccgcgctcctctcCATTTCGTATACGCACATCGAAAAGCGATCACGCTCGCGAGGCGCCTAGTATTTTTTGTAGGCGCCTCGTTCGCTCCGATAACATGGTAGACGATAACGTTCGGGCTAAGCCGAACCAATAAATGCCGGGACTTTGCACTCGCTCGACGCACACTGTCCGTCACTGTCGTTCCCTTGCGGCCACGATTCACGAATTCCTCCTCGAGCAGTTGCATCATCGTCGGGGCCCGCGACAGAATTTCCGGCGTTCTGGCCGAGCCGGCGCGTTTAAagggataaaaagaaaggaaagagataaaacaaataataattgacgCGGCGGCGGAAAAGCGAGAGAGCCAACGGGATCGCGTAACACCGAGCCAACCATTGAGCGGGTCGTCGATTGCAAATTAGGGCACGACGACAACCAGAGAGAGATACGTCGTCGCGATAGCGTAAAACGAAACGACGTTTCGTCTCGCGTCCAGTACTTCTCTTTTGGCGATATAGTCTCCTAATGAATACTCTCGATTAATACTACCGCGTCGGGATAATTAAGCACACGGTGGCTACGTCTGTGGTGCAGTGTGACGAGGAACTTGATTGTACGTCGCGCGTGCTACCGGATAAAataaggaaaagagaaaaaaaaaaaaaaaagcaatcaGATAAACTGGGATCTTTGCTCGAAACACTCGAATCGGGCCGGACATGCTGGACCGAAACGTGGTGCTTGTGCTGCGCACGAGGCAGGAGAGGACCGAGCGACGTTTGAGGCACAAAAAGGAGGCGAACCCGCCGCCAATGGAGCCGCCGGCGCTCTTGCTGAACAACAACCACCTGTACCTCGATCTCAACATGAATTTCAGCGAGAACTGCAAGCAGGAGGCGGCCAGAACCGCGAGAAAGGTGGGTGCCGGTTGTCCAGGGTGTCAATTTCGCGCAAATCGCAGCGTCCGCGACCCAACTTGAGAGACGTTCGCGTGAAGAAGCGACTTTAAATCGCGCTTATCGAAACACCTTTCACCGTATTATTACGCGGACCCCGTGGGTATATCTCGACGTCCGCGCGTCGTGCCGCGATTTCTCACGAAAACGTTGCTCCCGTTGCGTCGGATTCATCTCTTTCCTCGCAGGCTGGTGCAGCCATCGAGAGGATACTTTCTCCCGACTTTTCCACCTGCCTGAAACATTGTTATCGCAATAGGATCCGTCGGGAAAGACGCTACCAATTAAATTAGATGTGTAATTCGTCACTAAGCACCGGAACGATTTTACTCGTGACGCAATGCGGTTACGTCGCCGCGAAGAGAAGAGGACTTTTtcctatattaatattaatatatttgcacGAATCTATTTCATTTCCCCTGAAGAAATATATCGTTAATTTATATCcctcgatttttcttttttttttttttttaattttataattctgaacattttatcgtatattacctaaaaaatttattaaacacgCTGATATATGATTACGTAGAAAAATGATCGTAACGagattttttagttaaaaaaaatttttttttttttaatcttgttcCTATCACGCAAGCGAAAGGGTTGCGTGCCTTTGCGGGTGCATGCTGCAACTCTTTCACAAGCGTAAGGACGTTATGAATATCTGAGATTGTGGACTAACATGTCCTGCGACTTCTTTCCCCTACGTGTCATTCTATACCGGCGGTTTGTGTCTCGCAAACTTCCACGCAATGACCGcatgtttttctttgtacgcGCTTTCTATAGAAGGAAAGTAGCCCGGCGTTCGTCGggtgcatgtgtgtgtgtgtgtgtgtgcacaATGCGATCACGTAAGTAATGATTCGGTAGGAACTGGTGCTTCCTAACAACTATCGATCTGAGAATTGCACTTGGTCTTCGtaatatcgtaatttaattaaacaaaaatttatcagCGTTGGTTGGTATCGATttgtcgatattaattttccgaATGCCTGCTTGCGTCTCGCGTAGGATAACATGTTTATTACAATAACGATTCCGGAAAATTCGCCGACTGATAAGCATCGCGGCGCATCTCGCGGTACGACGCAAGGCAGAGAGAACAAACGAGATGAATTGGCGGCGCACGCGTAATCGCCCCACGGCCAATTATGATTACGGGCTGCAAAAGATACTCTAATCGTTGCGTTAGCGCCGTACGAGCGTTATTTTCATATCAGCAGCTGATCCCATCGCGGCTAATTAATTGTTGGAACAAGGACCCCGCTCGATCGGATAATCTAGGCGCATTCGCGAGCCGCGTGAACCCGTTCCGTTTGCATTTCGTCGCATTCGGATCAAAAGTTGAATCAATCTCCGTCCGTTCGGGCGGCGGTGCCAGCGAGTTACTCGATTCCACGTCGATAATACACAACGAGAAGATCTGGATCGTTTCGATCGAGTGTAGATTTCATCATTTTTAACGGGCGGCGCCGTTTGCGAGAAAGATGACGAAACTCGCACGCGTCGTTTCGTAACGCACTATTTTGCGCgtacgaataattaaattaatttgtatttttgatTATTTACGCTGTTTAGATTCGtcgtcaattaattaaactcgtCGGGAATTAGGCTGCGGCAAGTCGCACGCTCGTACGTAAACAAAAATGAATCGAATGGCAGCGATATACTTGTTGCATATGTCACGCGtgtagatttatttttttttttttttttaatatatataatacaaagaTAACTGCGAAGGTGCATATGTGGTTTGCACGCGCATACAAGCGACTTCTTCGTATGCTAACAAGAATATGAAACCGGTACGTAACGACTTGGTGTGGTGGGAGATACTTGCATGCCCCACCCCCATTAGCccctcatatttttatatcaacatCTAGTGCGGTTCAGGATGCCGTTGAGCTTACAGTTTCTTCAGTCGTTTTGAACAacaatttcgaaatttttatttgccaatattaatatttttatatttcttatcgtCGACCATGAATATCGCGCTTTTTTAAATTCGCTATCTTGATTAACGCTCTATgaagtaattcttttttttttttatttgtatgtgTGTTAATGTGGTGCCTGCAGTGTACTGGAAAAAATTTCCGGAAGAATATCAGTGCTCGTTTAGGGAAATAACCGCGCTACATGGTCTCGAATTCATAGAAATGCCCGTCTTCTTTACAAAAGCGAGAAAATTGAATTAACTTGTAAATCCGGTCAGTCTTTTAAATTTCACTCCTAACGACGAGTAACGTATCTTTTACCAGTTTAATATTCTCGCGATTATCAAGCAGAGAATTAactgcaagaaaaaaaaaatttgttttttatttctttttttacgaatttccCGCTTGGCTTCAATATTCGCTAAAGGGAAATAAAACTGTCGCACATCGCGAGGGAAAAGGAGAAGATAGGCTAAGTAAATTATCCGTTTGAGACTGATCGAGGTCGGTGTAAAGTTTTAAGGTTTCCCAGCGCTCGACTGGGAAGCCAAGGCGGTGCTACGTGGACGAAGTGAGACGGGAGAACGTTCGCATGGCGAAGTGAAAAGGTCGGTCCTACGATCCGTCTTGTTTTTTTCCGTTTGGGTTCATTAATCGCGACTCGGCGTCGCGACTTCTCCCCTTTATCTCGCGTGCGTTATGGATCGCAACGAGAGCACGAACGAAGGTGGCAGCTCGCCCGAGACGGTGATCGCGCGGTCCTCGTCGGAGGAGGAGAAGCAGAAGCAAAAGTCGAACGTAGCCAGCACCTCCGGCGAGTACATCACCGTCGAGGGCAGCAGTTCCAGCCTCGACACCCTGACCAGCGGCAGCATCACCACCCTCTCGTCAAGCGCGAATGATCGGAAGAAGGGTAAACTCGGCGCGCTCAAGAACAGTCTCCGCGAGGGTAACTTGtttaaaatcaaaaagaaGACGCGCGACGCACTCACCGCTTTCGAGACGGCACATCACGACAAAGGTTACGATATGCCCGATGAACTTAGCGCTTCAATCTTATTTGCGAGGCACAAAGTAATTTTAAGAATGCATAAATTATCTTCTTATTAATTAGGTATATCTTTCGAGTCCTTTAATCTTTAgtttcatgatttttttttttaattcagtaCGCATTAATACTGAAATTGAAGCGAGACGATAGTTGTATTCGTGTCCATGAGCGACGATTTTTAAAACGGTATTTTCCTGACTCCGCGATTCCTCTTCCGCTTCAGAGGTATCTCAACAGCAGTCGCATCTCGAGGACGAGAAAGAGTCGAAATTGACGGCcgacgcgaagaaaaagaagaaaaagtcgCACTCGCTGGTGCGTAAGCTGagtctaaataaatttcgcgtgCCGCCGGAGCAGCAAGAACCGCGGCACACCCCGGAGGGTGGTAATAGCAGCCGATCGCAGAGTCAGTCCTCGCAAGAGTCGCCCGTTCATGCATACGCTACGAAGAAGGAGCACCACCACGCC is a window from the Cardiocondyla obscurior isolate alpha-2009 linkage group LG01, Cobs3.1, whole genome shotgun sequence genome containing:
- the Cog1 gene encoding conserved oligomeric Golgi complex subunit 1 isoform X3; protein product: MLSCSLRVLYLTNAIKYYNRWMFRPQLIAANCLASLVFLNESSFANLLERLISTRNHAIEFVIKGESHDSVKNKLKLCMKILIQTIHLIYSCFINADNAPGGLVLQFITDIKDQEAYSLLSQLNLDQDLLDEFLPSVTKHHKPFVQDVPKNFPLLALQNSVKLWLEWVNTFSNFEITKLLDLIVSIKGLYNVREEAISVNLPENWSSIWEELSLPRISFWMEFFQPILTKRAKCIITNKWTDTLADLKSNIAELLDKVAHDKFEFPEHDLRWFVWKDSPADIPQKLTKNGGLDNKRSLLMKAKGFSPNVMKLCERFDESLFALLSDLEHYLYETERVITIKDSLLSANISLIASSFSDRNEVQEHLQVISTEKIEELIQFMKTTCVNDKPKHGQSAINAIVLARFLFALTTLCPNLNKCFTSSKTSGLTITNVKWQTICDNLKEESTYMWSIYANMYKVKISEYMKKHILKEPIDGLRIHWIVSEWEKVTIEEESGEGKRIKSEILIPYQPSIPLQKFLTAVCKDLNKIIPHTLPKRVLQQIIESIITELFNYYLNVSKNMDLRQKQAFQVLYDVRYCTLLMVPHENKILNELSTKTCDAVLAKIDPFDYDVFNPFIHTNVKKSVQRSLLIFGNLVSHLEQLHSTLGARNEHANNDNGKTEPPAVLAVCTGAPWFPPLTVTAPTRNIPILSVPIPDKTQRKKVTKEQAKNDSTSAIKSGAAAFFGAMGSDWFGSGN